The following proteins come from a genomic window of Polaribacter dokdonensis:
- a CDS encoding ABC transporter permease codes for MSKLKLIIQREFIAKVRNKSFIVMTFLSPLIMVGMGALVFFLMKKNDEKIKEIVYVDNSGLFSKEDFKDTKSLHYKDFTSYGVEETKKKVEEGDFYGALIIPQQDSLEILAKSIEFYSKDSPGMSVMNSLEGKVESKIRNEKLNNFGIDIDKINASRVQSDIKMYNFSGEESSKLINGLKIGVGAIAGYLLMVFVMVYGTSVMRSVIEEKTSRIIEVIVSSVKPFQLMLGKIIGNASAGLLQFFIWGIIIFIITTVASSVFGVDMVEMQTENISAEQLEAAKQAAGADKMQVIVQEILRLPILKLFLLFIFYFLGGYMLYSSLFAAVGAAVDNETDTQQFMLPIMLPLILAVYVGFATVISDPHGPISVAFSYIPLTSPIVMLMRVPFGVSWYELAISMTLLLVTFVFMVWLAAKIYRVGILMYGKKPTYKDLYKWLKYKG; via the coding sequence ATGAGTAAATTAAAACTAATTATACAGAGAGAATTTATTGCTAAGGTTCGTAATAAATCGTTTATAGTGATGACTTTTTTGAGTCCGCTAATTATGGTAGGAATGGGTGCTTTGGTTTTTTTCTTAATGAAAAAGAACGATGAGAAAATTAAAGAAATTGTTTATGTAGATAATTCTGGTTTATTTTCTAAAGAAGATTTTAAAGACACTAAATCACTACATTATAAAGACTTTACTTCTTATGGAGTAGAAGAAACAAAGAAGAAAGTAGAGGAAGGTGATTTTTATGGAGCGCTTATAATACCACAACAAGATAGTTTAGAAATCTTAGCAAAATCTATAGAATTTTATTCAAAAGATTCTCCAGGAATGTCTGTAATGAATTCTTTAGAAGGTAAAGTAGAATCTAAAATTCGAAATGAAAAATTAAATAACTTCGGAATTGATATTGATAAAATTAACGCATCTAGAGTGCAGTCTGATATTAAAATGTATAATTTTTCTGGAGAAGAATCATCCAAATTAATAAACGGCTTAAAAATAGGAGTAGGAGCCATAGCAGGTTATTTATTGATGGTTTTTGTTATGGTCTATGGAACATCTGTAATGAGAAGTGTTATTGAAGAAAAGACAAGTAGAATTATAGAAGTTATAGTATCTTCTGTAAAACCGTTTCAATTAATGCTGGGTAAAATTATTGGTAATGCTTCTGCAGGTTTGTTACAATTCTTTATTTGGGGTATTATCATTTTTATAATTACAACAGTGGCATCTTCTGTATTTGGAGTTGATATGGTAGAAATGCAAACCGAAAATATATCTGCAGAACAATTAGAGGCTGCAAAACAAGCAGCAGGTGCAGATAAAATGCAAGTAATTGTTCAGGAAATTTTAAGATTACCAATATTAAAACTTTTCTTATTATTCATCTTTTATTTCTTAGGAGGTTACATGTTATACAGTTCTTTATTTGCTGCAGTTGGAGCTGCTGTAGATAATGAAACAGACACCCAGCAATTTATGTTACCAATTATGTTGCCATTAATTTTGGCAGTTTATGTAGGGTTTGCAACTGTAATTAGTGATCCTCATGGACCAATTTCTGTAGCATTTTCTTACATACCTTTAACAAGCCCTATTGTTATGTTAATGAGAGTTCCTTTTGGAGTTTCTTGGTACGAACTAGCAATTTCTATGACCTTGCTTTTAGTTACTTTTGTTTTTATGGTTTGGTTGGCAGCCAAAATATATAGAGTTGGTATTTTAATGTATGGTAAAAAACCAACGTATAAAGATTTGTACAAATGGTTAAAATATAAAGGATAA